The DNA region GCTATTGTGGACTTGTTGCTGATCTTAAGATGTACAAGACACCAATAAATCTTGGAAGAAGGTTTTGGGGCTGCCAAAGATATGCAAGTGATAATGAATATGGCTATTTTCGATGGGTTGATCCGGCTGATCCAATATGCCAAGAACAATACGACATACTAATGAACTCTACAAGTGTTGGTAGGGAAGGCATGGAAGGTCGACTTGCTGCATTGTTGCCACAGTTATGGTTATTGTTCTTTGGTTCCTTATCTTTTGTATGTAAGATTGGTTTTCTAGTTCAGTTGTTTAGGCTTGTTATTTTCAGTTGGAAAGTGCGCTGCCCGAGTTTGTCCTCCACCAAACACAATATCTCGGGGACACAGTTGTTTACTAATTCTCTTTATGATACGATGAGAGTACAGAAGGCGAGATTTTAGTGCGAAAAACTCTTTTCTCAagagattaaaaatcacgacctaccctaGTAGGATTTTCACTCAGTACAGAAACAGCCAGNNNNNNNNNNNNNNNNNNNNNNNNNNNNNNNNNNNNNNNNNNNNNNNNNNNNNNNNNNNNNNNNNNNNNNNNNNNNNNNNNNNNNNNNNNNNNNNNNNNNTTAAAAGGAAGTTTACAAACGTAACTTGCGATGAcctttgtcgactttcgtatcacaactcgtttgacttcaaaacttaacataCGACTATCATACTATTTAAATACCTCAAAACAATACCTTCTTAGCATGTTAGCCACCTTACGATACAACAACGCACGAAagcacgaggtgtaacactgataatcccaaatttcttttgCTGATGTGAAAGGCATAATTCTCGTGAAAATGGTTGTTAAAACAACTGCAAATAGAGTTACTTTTGCCTTGGACTTCctgattttcttttccttgtgATTCTTGATTTGGGCCAAGTTGGGATTGTTTGGCAGCAAATTAACTTCATAAACTCTTTCACTGCTTCTCAAAGATCAAGGGCCTCCAAGAAAGTTTTCATTCTCACAGTCACAACCCATAGTCATTTTTACCATCGAAAACAGGAATAAccattcatgaaaaattattttcggaATCCATCTCTTCACTCACAGGTCTCTAAAAAAAACATCCTGATACCAATTGTCGGTTTTTAAGGAGAACAAACAACgtgaaataatgaataaaaaaaagacTGAAAGGAGAAATATAGCAGGAAGAAGTATGTATTCGAAAATAGCAGAGAAGAAAACTATTTTATTAATGACTTGAAGCTTATATTTATAGATTCAAATTATAAactaaaatgagaaaaatcTGTTATTATCTTTTGAATTGCCAAATCACAAAAAAAGATGGAAACTAACTTTAAAGACTAAGGAATactatttatttaaaatttaaatattaaattgaaTTCTAAATTCTAGTGCAATTCTAAAAGCAACGTTTAACAAAtctagagaaaataaaaaagtaagtTGGAGAAATATGATTAGAAAGATCCATTCTACATTGCAACTATTAATATACTTTGTGAAGGTAATATGTAGCGAGTATATATAAGCATCGTATAAAACTGATAGAGGTCAACAAACTAACTGGTGCACTGTCTAATGGTTCTTGCTATTCAagtgttggaaatcttacggaaaatactccATCACGAACACTAGATAATTCTTGaaagcttgaggcatgtcaattaagacactgtccttaaggatatttcactcGGTACGGGTGTAtcccccaggattcaacaagctcttctagtataaAACTAGGAgtcagaatctaacaaagattaaagaagaaaaccCAGCACTCTAATAGAATATaggagaaaaaaattatcttaagaTATATTCCCAAAAGAGGAGGACTTCACTTTTATATAGAAGATGATATATTCTTATGTCCTTGCTGAAGAAGAGTCTAACGGATAAGTAGTATCAATACCAATAAATAGAGAAGAATGAAGGTAATAAAGAGAGGTTACTGGTATGTTAATTTGGTCAAAAAAACTGTTGTAGAAATTGAATTAGAATAATGGTCAATAAATGACTATTTAAGGTGGGAAAATCAATGTCTGGTAATTTACAATTTTGCTCACTAATTCTTCTCACAATGACAACAATTAAGGCTATTAAAAGGTGGTAAAAATTTGTGTGGTAAAAATTTGTCTTACAATTTTAATTGGAGATATTaaattctttttgagatattaatatctatttttattaacaatcccccacatatctcaaaaagaataataaggaATATTAGAATGAAGAGGTTTAGGAATAgaatgaaatgagaatttttgcTGGATTTTCACATACGAGTACAATGCATCGAATCTACAATGCATCGAATCTAGTGTCTCGTAGACTATGAACCAGACctagataaaataagattatacttACAAAATAATTGGtgaaatttaaaacttttaCGAATCAACAATTCTTTTGTAAGCCTAGGGCCTTATTTTATCACATTATACTCGCACAATCTTTGTCGTTATCGCTATTTTGCGCTAAGAGGCCATGTGCGTGTCCTGATATTCATGAGTACTCTAGAAATCTGTCACAATTTCATAGGAGCGGCACCACCCCACACTCATATAGGTCCACCCATCAAGTGTATTCCCCGTAGAGCAATACACCACCTATAAAAGATATAAGAATTCGATTAAGAGTTTATAACTCATCCTCACTTTGCCTTACGAATCGCACTATATTCACACATCATAGGAAGGGACATAATATAACAAAGGCACTTTTGATCAACTAATGCcttgttattacccatatgaacctaattcatgggatctccaatcacataggttGGGTTACCATCATAGTTGATCTTCTCAAATTGACAAAAGTCTCATGCCCCTCGATGTTTCTTTTAGTCCTGTGAATTGGCTAAATTCACCTCAGACTTCAAACAATTATGAAAATTACCACATCTCACAGCAGCTGCATTTATCACAATATGTTGACACAAACAATGttgattttgttcaaatttGAATACACTCTATGTAGTTTTTTAATGAGTCAACCTCAGAGCAGTGAATTCCAAAGTCTCAATTCAGATATCACTATCGATGTAGTGATTATGCGTTGCTTGTCtaatttatactccctccgtttcaatttatgtgatgcgTTGCTTGGCtaatttatactccctccgtttcaatttatgtaaacctTTTCGGAGTACGAtggtcaaactttataactttgatcgtaaattttgacatagatatttcaagtttgtaaaactaaaatttatatatttgaaaactacataaaaagtactataagtcatgataatttataattcaaataattttgaaaaaatgtaagaaaaatgTGGTTAAAAAACCACATCGTAGACTCCCCAAATAgtaatgggttcacataaattgaaacaaagggagtatGTTATTTCACCCACACAAAATGTGAACACATAGTTTCTAGTGAATTTTGTCTCATCTGAATaaaaaatccaattttcatCATTGTATTCCTCTAACACAATGGAAATACACTACATTCAGTATTATAATTGCGATATCTCTCGaatgttatttttcaaaatagaaataatatcatcatcaaataATAGAgtaaatactcaaaataccccccaacgtttgaccaaaattccaactacacacctaacctttgcgttggtcctattacccccccagacaattttttcagtattaaaatgccccttttttgctgatgtggacAAGAGTGTGACTACACCGCTCAGTAGCGCGTTATAGCCTTTTAAAAAAGCATCTGACGTGTTTTAAAATGCCAACTGGACTGCCACATAGatgccacatagataaatttaaattccctccatttttaggctacttcatcttcttcttcaccttatttaatacccatctccattttttttgtcaaaataatacccattataaattcgtaaaacataaaaaataatacccATCCCCCGAAAAAGCACTATATAACAAATTAATACCACTAAAAGAAAAGATCATCTAAGATCtcataaaataaacaaaaattcaatttcaagACCCAAATTCTCACAAATCTTAGCAGTTATTCTTATAATCActgttttcccaaatcaaattaaaaaaaatctgaagaaaaaaaaaacgaaaaatctggaaaaaaaaatacaaggttgaacatctaatcttgttaaagaaaatctcgATTGGAAGTTGCTTATTTGGAGTTGCCGTTGTCGTTTGGTcgagttgtttaagcactaattctttgagttgatttggggagaaaattaaactccattgctaggaatttggagaaagctatgaagaacaccaagtggatttctttaaattcttgattgtttgatcaaattaatggatgaactttgttctacttggtgttaagaagcttcctttcacatttgggtttgtttggTTCTAGATTTGGataagttggtgtgattttttttttcaactcctaatgaagatgatgatgatgatgttgatgaagatgaaggagaattgggtatgggttttcgATCCTCATACCGAAAAcggagtatggaaaattgagagattttttttttttttttttcacaggTAAGACAGATGGACGTGATggggaaaattaataaaaatggggAAATTAAAGACGTGGCACGCGGGGCCGGCGCGTGTGGACAAGCGCCTATTAATAATTGGAGTTGTCATACGGATCGCCACACcaagaaaaaggggcattttaatactaaaaaaaattgtccggggggtaataggaccaacgcaaagattaggtgtgtagttgggattttggtcaaacgttgagGAGTATTTTGAGTATTTATAGCATCTCCTCgaaactttattttcaaaaacattttgaaTAGTAAAACCAAGtgaaatattttcactttaaaaaaaaattatctcaacATAACTCTAGTAAGACACTCTAATCcccacatttaaaaaaaaatctaagatATGAGAATAATATCTTCAAAAACTCACAAAACATCGTAACCCccacattttcaaaaaatttaagattGGGGAATAATAGGggaaatttcagaaatatacaatttgCTCACTTACATTGCATAAAATTAGCCcaaaacttacattgcaaagcTTTAGCCCAAAACACTTTTATACAGtgttatacacttatatacaaaaGACAGGTACAATATGTATATAGGTGTTTGAAGGTTTATAATGTGTAGGtatatacactaaaaaaatataattatacaatattatacacgaaAATACGCACGTatacacatttataaacaattaTACAGTATTATATAAGTATGTATAAAACATAGATTTGGACTGATTACATTATGTATAGAGGTGTATAAACATGTATAATAGCGTATAAGAAGTGTGTATACACCCATATACGatattatacactattatacaccCACTACCCCTGCACCTACCGGTTTCTCCACCTCCGGCTACTTCCCCACCGTCGGCGCGACCCGATATTTctcgccacaactcatcattgGAGCTCCGTCATGCAACAACCACAACACCGTCGCCGCTGCTCCATCTTCGGACAAACAACTTGGACCAAACCCAACGCCACAAGTGGTTCTCGTTTGCCATCAATGGCTATTTACCAAAGAATGTAGTGGTAGTCGGAGGTTGCGAGACAGTG from Lycium ferocissimum isolate CSIRO_LF1 chromosome 2, AGI_CSIRO_Lferr_CH_V1, whole genome shotgun sequence includes:
- the LOC132047570 gene encoding uncharacterized protein LOC132047570, producing MGTDSIYRRSPFYGCMSPSCIPVHEEYSRINECRRGGRGSYGKTWRKMLKKLVNEGKNVYGKKNLTFRYDAVSYSQNFDEGCNKDDYPIRHHQVFTDFRITNVRFCYCGLVADLKMYKTPINLGRRFWGCQRYASDNEYGYFRWVDPADPICQEQYDILMNSTSVGREGMEGRLAALLPQLWLLFFGSLSFVCKIGFLVQLFRLVIFSWKVRCPSLSSTKHNISGTQLFTNSLYDTMRVQKARF